A section of the Candidatus Thermodiscus eudorianus genome encodes:
- a CDS encoding HAD-IIA family hydrolase, with amino-acid sequence MPGGCYDALILDVDGVIWLEGTLIDENIKVVREAIDKGVQVVFLTNNATRSRKTYSILLSNAIGRDIGIEMVVNSAYSAAEWLLREKGPSRVYVVGEEGLVEELNNAGHTIFGVTEWRYADTVVVGLDRHLNYRKLMAAHKALTENNAFFLVTNRDPAYPVAEGTIPGAGALVSFLETSTGRKADYNAGKPGQWILDLALEKAGNPRNPLLVGDRIEIDIEMALARGMDSLLVLTGVTKTPPSKPRGFKVSESLGRAVDEGLVSLCRG; translated from the coding sequence ATGCCTGGAGGGTGCTACGACGCGCTCATACTGGACGTAGACGGCGTGATATGGCTGGAGGGGACCCTCATAGACGAGAACATAAAGGTGGTGCGCGAAGCCATAGACAAGGGGGTACAGGTAGTCTTCCTAACAAACAATGCAACGAGGAGTAGGAAAACATACTCTATACTACTAAGCAACGCCATCGGAAGAGACATAGGCATCGAAATGGTGGTGAACAGCGCCTACAGCGCAGCCGAATGGCTCCTAAGGGAGAAGGGACCCTCCAGGGTATACGTTGTGGGCGAGGAGGGGCTGGTAGAGGAGCTAAACAACGCCGGCCACACTATATTCGGAGTAACCGAATGGCGATACGCCGATACAGTAGTAGTGGGGCTAGACAGGCACCTGAACTACCGGAAGCTGATGGCGGCGCACAAGGCCCTGACAGAGAACAACGCATTCTTCCTAGTAACCAACAGGGACCCCGCATACCCTGTGGCGGAGGGCACTATACCGGGGGCCGGAGCCCTAGTATCGTTCCTAGAGACCTCAACCGGCAGGAAAGCCGACTACAACGCCGGGAAACCCGGCCAGTGGATACTAGACCTCGCACTAGAGAAGGCCGGGAACCCCCGCAACCCCCTCCTCGTGGGAGACAGGATAGAGATCGACATAGAGATGGCCCTAGCCAGAGGGATGGACTCACTACTGGTTCTCACGGGCGTGACCAAGACGCCGCCAAGCAAGCCCAGGGGCTTCAAGGTATCCGAGAGCCTGGGGAGGGCGGTTGATGAAGGCCTCGTATCCCTCTGCCGGGGCTAG
- a CDS encoding zinc-binding dehydrogenase, translated as MNDYRKVEVLGAVLEEFRKPFRIRRFEHQVPEDWVEVEVKAVGVCGRDLVVWKGGFSNLNPPLLLGHEVFGLYNGEPVGVFPAIVASSECRSRMERDPSAICGVGEVFILGEQVPGGYADRVYVPEWNLVRLPDDDFEKYAAATCGVATLMHAARAARVSAGERVLVTGASGGVGIHGIQYLKAIGAEVIAYTRSSERARILEGLGVTVVTSLDFYRRYGRVDVVMELVGKYTFNESMRALRPRGRLVLIGNISGEPVPIERPALLVMRELELHGTAAFSKKEYEASIRLIGEGLVKPFYRVFRLDDINEAYRVALEGELTGRAVLKP; from the coding sequence TTGAATGACTACAGGAAGGTAGAGGTCCTAGGGGCTGTACTAGAGGAGTTCCGGAAGCCGTTCCGGATACGCAGGTTCGAGCACCAGGTACCAGAGGACTGGGTAGAGGTAGAGGTCAAGGCCGTAGGCGTATGCGGTAGAGACCTAGTGGTGTGGAAGGGCGGCTTCTCTAACCTAAACCCTCCTCTACTGTTGGGCCACGAGGTCTTCGGGCTATACAATGGGGAGCCGGTCGGCGTGTTCCCGGCTATCGTGGCATCCAGCGAGTGTAGGAGTAGGATGGAGAGGGACCCCAGCGCTATATGTGGTGTGGGAGAGGTGTTTATACTCGGGGAACAGGTACCCGGCGGGTACGCTGATAGGGTATACGTCCCCGAGTGGAACCTCGTCAGGCTTCCAGACGACGACTTCGAGAAGTATGCGGCCGCCACCTGCGGGGTCGCAACCCTCATGCACGCCGCCAGGGCGGCCAGGGTGTCGGCGGGGGAGAGGGTTCTCGTAACAGGCGCCAGTGGTGGCGTAGGGATCCACGGGATACAGTATCTTAAAGCTATCGGCGCCGAGGTGATAGCATACACTAGGAGTAGTGAAAGGGCTAGGATCCTTGAAGGGCTCGGCGTTACAGTAGTTACGAGCCTAGACTTCTACAGGCGATACGGCCGCGTAGATGTCGTTATGGAGCTCGTGGGCAAGTATACTTTCAACGAGTCCATGAGGGCTCTAAGGCCCCGAGGAAGGCTAGTCCTCATAGGCAACATCTCAGGGGAGCCCGTGCCGATTGAGAGGCCCGCCCTGCTAGTCATGAGGGAGCTGGAGCTACATGGAACCGCCGCCTTCTCCAAGAAAGAGTACGAGGCTAGCATAAGGCTGATAGGCGAGGGCCTCGTTAAGCCCTTCTACCGCGTGTTCCGCCTCGACGATATAAACGAGGCCTATAGGGTCGCGCTGGAGGGGGAGCTCACCGGGAGAGCGGTTCTAAAGCCCTAG
- a CDS encoding helix-turn-helix domain-containing protein, with amino-acid sequence MPARAETLLYSLAMYTIIFISIFYGIVSYSLHGYNECSLVLLHVYPDGSVLVEERIEVDNAPSSVTVDLLGPALYLSAVDEGGTPPPIEYNDTTAVIDTYANGSITLSYYTLNLTRKEGTLWILRVDTECDTIVVLSDPIVPVEMEPTPAPVSVGNVTGFEFEDGVVYVKYYVLPSSIASRVQGSPRGYGAATSGGASVFPGPWHKYIAITVLFITIFIASWVLYRRYVKRLGGVKVDTTGTITRQLDDRDTAILKALEAGPKTATEIMQETGIPKTPLYRRLKKLAEAGYIEAVDERGVRRYKLKTR; translated from the coding sequence TTGCCGGCCCGTGCAGAGACCCTGCTCTACAGCCTAGCCATGTACACCATTATATTTATATCAATATTTTATGGTATTGTCTCGTACTCCCTCCACGGCTATAACGAGTGTAGCCTAGTCCTACTACACGTCTACCCCGATGGAAGCGTTCTCGTAGAGGAGAGAATAGAGGTGGATAACGCGCCGTCGAGCGTAACTGTCGATTTGCTGGGCCCTGCCCTCTATTTGAGCGCTGTAGACGAAGGCGGGACCCCTCCCCCCATAGAGTATAATGATACTACAGCTGTGATAGACACGTACGCTAACGGCAGTATAACCCTCTCCTACTATACACTAAACCTCACCCGTAAGGAGGGGACCCTCTGGATCCTAAGGGTGGATACGGAGTGCGATACCATTGTAGTGCTATCGGACCCCATAGTACCCGTCGAGATGGAGCCCACCCCAGCGCCCGTTTCCGTTGGTAACGTGACGGGGTTCGAGTTCGAGGATGGAGTGGTCTATGTGAAGTACTACGTTCTACCCAGTTCCATCGCGTCTAGGGTTCAAGGCTCCCCCAGAGGCTATGGAGCGGCGACTAGCGGAGGCGCTAGCGTGTTTCCGGGGCCCTGGCATAAATATATAGCTATAACAGTTTTATTTATAACTATATTTATTGCTTCATGGGTTCTCTATAGACGATACGTTAAGAGGCTAGGCGGAGTCAAAGTCGATACAACAGGTACAATAACGAGGCAGCTAGACGACAGGGATACCGCCATCCTAAAAGCGCTAGAAGCCGGGCCTAAGACCGCTACCGAGATAATGCAGGAGACGGGGATACCCAAGACGCCCCTGTACAGGAGGCTGAAAAAGCTGGCCGAGGCCGGCTATATCGAGGCCGTCGATGAGAGAGGCGTGAGAAGGTATAAGTTGAAGACACGCTAA
- a CDS encoding MFS transporter, protein MEDGNRVKTAVYGVPVFAYMYTIGSVGFWLPLYVKLHGFSYLEVQLLATVYFIILTPSTVIAGWLTDKTGRPSIIASTGMLLNAASILLMAHIVEPLPLMAVRVVQALGLSAAIPVALGALSLALGVSQGVGSNAFIMASGMSLGSVLGGLIIEYLGFKPMFYSAAAISLIAALISHATDYPRVQSRIDFSEALRRIPASVWLVLAGLVGRNTLATGVYSILAILFNQILGLSLVETALALAVNPIVQSLASLYIPKRVEGRELALYSLGISSTAIVFMLYYITDNIATAAIAQTVQGLTYALINISGNVYIISRTPSEIRYTASSLYGFAFNLGWVLGTLAAGAFMQRYGPIAWLKLAIALLPLIGLATYVAGRRAERGLAHIA, encoded by the coding sequence ATGGAGGACGGCAACCGGGTAAAGACGGCGGTCTACGGGGTACCAGTATTCGCCTACATGTACACCATCGGCAGTGTAGGCTTCTGGCTACCACTCTACGTCAAACTCCACGGATTCAGCTACCTGGAGGTGCAACTCCTAGCCACAGTCTACTTCATAATCCTAACGCCATCAACAGTAATAGCCGGCTGGCTCACCGACAAAACAGGCAGGCCCAGCATAATCGCCTCCACGGGCATGCTTCTCAACGCCGCCTCGATACTACTCATGGCCCACATAGTAGAGCCACTCCCCCTAATGGCGGTGAGAGTAGTCCAGGCACTCGGCCTATCAGCGGCCATCCCAGTGGCACTGGGAGCCCTGAGCCTCGCACTCGGAGTCTCCCAGGGAGTAGGCTCCAATGCGTTCATAATGGCCTCCGGGATGTCACTAGGCTCCGTGCTCGGAGGGCTAATCATAGAGTACCTAGGGTTCAAACCCATGTTCTACTCGGCGGCGGCGATAAGCCTCATAGCAGCCCTAATCTCCCACGCCACAGACTACCCCAGGGTCCAGTCGAGGATAGACTTCAGCGAGGCTCTGAGGAGAATACCGGCGAGCGTATGGCTCGTGCTAGCCGGGCTCGTGGGTAGAAACACCCTAGCCACGGGAGTATACTCTATCCTAGCGATACTGTTCAACCAGATACTCGGCTTGAGCCTAGTAGAGACGGCCCTGGCCCTGGCAGTGAACCCCATAGTACAGTCCCTGGCAAGCCTCTACATCCCCAAGAGAGTCGAGGGGAGGGAGCTAGCACTATACTCACTCGGTATATCGTCGACCGCCATAGTATTCATGCTATACTACATAACCGACAACATAGCCACGGCAGCCATCGCACAGACGGTCCAAGGCCTAACATATGCGCTCATAAACATATCCGGCAACGTATACATCATATCGAGGACCCCCAGCGAGATAAGATACACCGCGAGCAGCCTCTACGGGTTCGCCTTCAACCTAGGCTGGGTACTGGGGACCCTAGCGGCGGGCGCCTTCATGCAACGCTACGGCCCGATAGCATGGCTGAAGCTAGCCATAGCACTGCTCCCGCTGATAGGGCTAGCAACCTATGTAGCCGGTAGGAGGGCAGAACGGGGCCTAGCCCATATAGCCTAG
- a CDS encoding MBL fold metallo-hydrolase — MLITVIGGGGSYPPPGYGGPSILVDTGREKMALDCGEDCLTGLLQAGYKPCDIEAVYITHIHLDHWSGLFPLSIARIAEGCPSMRISAEGEVLGDLEEAVAGILPRSIDVELLEPGRLSLEGLEIEAFKASHTVPAYGMTIKRGGEKLVSYTGDTRLDNRVVEAVRGTEILIGEATLPTRLASIARKEGHMTVKDFIEIVKRARPRYGIAVHLSPESLAELRNAMAIGEAPRGTLIGSRGLQLSL; from the coding sequence GTGCTAATCACCGTGATCGGCGGAGGCGGGTCATATCCGCCGCCGGGCTACGGGGGTCCCTCAATCCTAGTCGACACAGGCAGAGAGAAGATGGCGCTAGACTGCGGGGAAGACTGCCTAACAGGACTCCTCCAAGCCGGCTACAAGCCATGCGACATAGAAGCGGTATACATAACCCACATACACTTAGACCACTGGTCAGGCCTCTTCCCACTAAGCATAGCCAGGATAGCAGAGGGATGCCCCAGCATGAGGATATCGGCGGAAGGCGAGGTCCTAGGAGACCTCGAAGAAGCCGTGGCGGGGATCCTACCCAGGTCTATAGACGTGGAGCTTCTAGAGCCCGGGAGGCTCAGCCTAGAAGGGCTAGAGATAGAGGCGTTCAAGGCCAGCCACACAGTGCCGGCCTATGGCATGACAATAAAAAGAGGCGGCGAGAAGCTGGTCTCCTACACCGGCGATACAAGGCTCGACAACCGCGTGGTAGAGGCCGTGAGGGGCACCGAGATCCTCATAGGCGAAGCCACCCTACCTACACGGCTAGCCAGCATAGCCAGGAAAGAAGGCCACATGACTGTTAAAGACTTCATAGAAATAGTGAAGAGGGCGAGGCCCCGATACGGGATAGCGGTACACTTATCCCCAGAAAGCCTGGCAGAGCTCCGCAACGCCATGGCCATAGGCGAGGCCCCGAGGGGGACCCTTATCGGCTCCCGAGGCCTCCAGCTATCCCTATGA
- a CDS encoding radical SAM protein, whose amino-acid sequence MSFLPPGASIVARPWGRPLVEIDEPLPLIGTVFIGVIDRGTNILQVRPTTLCPLNCIFCSVDAGPRSRWRRSEYQVGDPAYLASWAGEIARYKGGGVEALVDGVGDPFTYPRLVELVAELKRSDGIKWVAVETHGWGLRKDLIDRLEEAGLDRVNLSIDTLNPGKARYLAGTSWYDVERVKRLAEYIVRETSIDLHVTPVWVPGLNDEDVKNVVRWAYGIGAGKRWPPATIQKYNIHRHGRRPRGVREVSWREFWAWIRSLEEELGLRVSWSMEEWGFRKAPRVEVPYKKGSRVRARVLAPGWLKGTTTGVTLDGRWLLTLRGEGYRPGSIVSTVVESVKDTIVIARPV is encoded by the coding sequence GTGTCATTCCTACCCCCGGGCGCGTCGATAGTAGCGAGGCCGTGGGGGAGGCCGCTCGTCGAGATAGACGAGCCCCTGCCCCTGATAGGCACGGTATTCATAGGGGTGATAGACAGGGGCACCAACATCCTCCAGGTCAGGCCAACAACCCTCTGCCCACTGAACTGTATATTCTGCAGCGTAGACGCCGGCCCGAGGAGCAGGTGGAGGCGGAGCGAGTACCAGGTCGGGGACCCCGCATACCTGGCGTCATGGGCCGGGGAGATAGCCAGGTACAAGGGCGGGGGAGTAGAGGCGCTTGTCGACGGCGTCGGCGACCCATTCACCTATCCACGCCTCGTGGAGCTAGTCGCCGAGTTGAAGAGGAGCGACGGGATAAAATGGGTCGCCGTGGAGACCCATGGATGGGGGCTTAGGAAGGACCTCATAGACCGGCTGGAGGAGGCAGGCCTAGACAGGGTTAACCTCAGCATCGACACGCTAAACCCCGGGAAGGCAAGATACCTGGCAGGGACCTCCTGGTACGACGTCGAGAGGGTCAAGAGGCTAGCCGAGTATATCGTGAGGGAGACGAGCATAGACCTCCACGTGACGCCGGTCTGGGTGCCCGGCCTGAACGATGAAGACGTCAAGAACGTCGTAAGATGGGCCTACGGGATAGGGGCCGGTAAGAGGTGGCCCCCCGCCACGATCCAGAAGTATAACATACACAGGCACGGTAGGAGGCCCCGGGGCGTCAGGGAGGTTTCGTGGAGGGAGTTCTGGGCCTGGATAAGGAGCTTGGAAGAGGAGCTGGGCCTAAGGGTCTCGTGGAGCATGGAGGAATGGGGATTCAGGAAGGCCCCACGAGTCGAGGTACCCTACAAGAAGGGATCCAGGGTCAGGGCCAGGGTATTGGCTCCAGGCTGGCTCAAGGGGACTACGACTGGAGTAACCCTCGACGGTAGGTGGCTGCTGACCCTGCGCGGCGAGGGCTATAGGCCGGGCAGCATCGTGTCTACAGTGGTCGAGAGCGTGAAGGACACCATAGTGATTGCCAGGCCAGTGTGA